GAGATGTCGACGTAGTTCGGGTCTGCGGCTACTCCCTCCACCGGGCCTTTCTTGCCCCAGAACTCGCCGCAAATTACGCGCGCCTTTGTGCCATCGTCGTCTGTGACCTCAGGAATCGCATTCGAAGGAATGTCCTGGTAACGCGGATCCGTCATCTTCAGCGAAGAAGGCAGGTTTGCCCAGAGCTGGAAGCCGTGCATGCGACCGTGCCCGTCACCTTTTGGCATCTCCTGATGCAGGATGCCGCTGCCAGCGGTCATCCATTGCACGTCGCCGGCGGTCATCTTGCCTTTGTTGCCGAGGCTATCGCCGTGCTCGACCGAGCCGGCGAGGACGTAGGTGATCGTCTCGATGCCGCGGTGCGGATGCCAAGGGAACCCTGCCAGATAATCTTCTGGATTCTCGTTGCGGAAGTCGTCCAGCAGCAGGAAGGGATCGAACTTGCTGGTCTGCCCAAAGCCGAAAGCGCGCTGGAGCTTTACCCCGGCACCCTCAACCGTTGCCTTGGTCTGGATGATGTCTTTAACTGGACGGAGCGACATAATTTACCTCCTTCTCTGTCGCTGGACAGGTTAACGAATCAGGTATTTGATGCTTGAGAACGATATTCGTTGCAACGAGTAATTTTACGGCTAGTCACTGTAACCCGTAGAACCTGTTGATCTGTCATCCCTTCGACCGCGGCGATCAGGCTTCGAGCTACATAGGTTTGGTGTTGCGGTCGAGGGGATCTGCTGTTCGTCGTACCGAGTAGGAAGCAGGTCCCCCGCTCCGCAAAGCAAATCCTTGATTCGGAAACACTGTTGCGGCGGAGCGAGGGATGACAGTGTCTAGAGTGAGCGAGGGATGACCGTGTCTGGAGTGAAGATGCATGTGAATCCTCGCCATCCGTTGATTCATATCTTGAAATACTCATTTCGGGATATGCAAAGTTCATTCTCACCAGCTATCGTATTGGGGCGAACTGTATGAGCCAGCAGCCGACCCCATCGCCGGGAAGCGAAGGCCGATGAACACGCACGCCCCTTTGACTGAACGACGCTTCCTTGTTCCTTTCGTTCTGATCACGACCCTCTTTTTTCTATGGGCGTTTGGCGTCAATCTGAACGATATCCTCATTCCCCGCTTCCGCACCGCCTTTGCGCTTAACGACTTTCAATCTTCCTTCATTCAGGTCGCTTTCTTCGGCGGATACTGCTTCGCGGCGTTTCCCGCGGGCAAACTCATGGAACGAATTGGTTACAAGCGCGGAATTCTCATCGGCTTGTGCCTGTGCGCATCAGGAGCGCTGCTGTTCGTACCGGCCTCATCGGTCAGAGTCTACGGCTTCTTTCTTTTGGCGCTGTTTGTAATGGCGTGTGGCCAGAGCTTCCTCGAAGTCGCCTCGAATCCATACGCAACGATTTTGGGACCTGCCCAGAGTTCAGAGCGGCGATTGAATTTTGCGCAATCGTTCAATGCTGTAGGCGCCGTTGCTGCAATGGTGTTGGGGCGTGTGTTCATTTTGACTGGTGTCGAATACACGCCTGCGCAGTTGGCCACTATGACTGGCGCGCAAGTGCATGCTTACCGTGCTGAGCAAGCTAGTACTGTGAAAATTCCGTATGCACTCATCGCCGGCATATTTGTATTTGTGGCTTGCCTCATCATCTTTGCTCATATTCCTGATGTGATTGAAAAAGTTTCTGACTCAGAGACGGAAGAAGATCCTTCCTGGCGCCGCGTGCTCAGCC
This genomic interval from Terriglobales bacterium contains the following:
- a CDS encoding pirin family protein, translating into MSLRPVKDIIQTKATVEGAGVKLQRAFGFGQTSKFDPFLLLDDFRNENPEDYLAGFPWHPHRGIETITYVLAGSVEHGDSLGNKGKMTAGDVQWMTAGSGILHQEMPKGDGHGRMHGFQLWANLPSSLKMTDPRYQDIPSNAIPEVTDDDGTKARVICGEFWGKKGPVEGVAADPNYVDISVPPNQRKRLKVETTRNAFAYVFAGSGTFRDASDPRAVLTEQAHDPNAPAKYDVSNHSLVLFDRGDEISVQAGPEGIRFLLVSGKPIEEPVAWYGPIVMNTQEQLRQAIAELHTGAFIKHR
- the fucP gene encoding L-fucose:H+ symporter permease; the encoded protein is MNTHAPLTERRFLVPFVLITTLFFLWAFGVNLNDILIPRFRTAFALNDFQSSFIQVAFFGGYCFAAFPAGKLMERIGYKRGILIGLCLCASGALLFVPASSVRVYGFFLLALFVMACGQSFLEVASNPYATILGPAQSSERRLNFAQSFNAVGAVAAMVLGRVFILTGVEYTPAQLATMTGAQVHAYRAEQASTVKIPYALIAGIFVFVACLIIFAHIPDVIEKVSDSETEEDPSWRRVLSQSHLVKGVIAQFFYVGAQVGVGSFVIRFAQHTMRNLTSQDAWYYLLGHWIGFMVGRFTGSAIMKRVSPSRLLFLFAGASFTCAIVAVAANGLVPVWAVVLIGFFHSIMFPTIFALGIKNLGPLTKRGSSLMVMAIVGGAVIPAVMGKVSDLTNIQTAFFIPLICYGYILYFALVGYRPSPLALTEVAVGEG